In the Leptotrichia sp. oral taxon 223 genome, TATATGTGGCGCCATTTTCACTTGATCTATAAATATTTCAGCATACTTGTTCTTGTACTTGAAATATGTTCTGGCATCTACTATTGTTATTGGCGGGAATATTTTTATCCTTTCATAACTGGCATTTGAAACATTATTCAAAATATTGCTCAAAATAGCGATTCCTGATGGTTCTACTATTAAAAAATCAGGATTTAAGGTGTTGTCTATGACAAGAAGCGAGGATATGAAATCTGCCTTGGTGCTACAGCAGGCACATCCGCTTGTGAGCTCCCAAACATTCAATTCCACATCTTCCCTTTTTATTCCATTTTCCATATTTTTGTTCATTTCTTTGCTATTATTTCTCAATATTTCGCCATCAATGTTCACATCTCCAAATTCATTTTCAAAAATGACATATTCCCTTTTTGTGCTTTTAACCATCTCTTTAATAAATGTAGTTTTCCCTGCTCCAAGAAAGCCTGAAATAACAAGTATTTTCAATTCTTTTCACCTTTTTCCCTTTACTTCGTTTACCTTTTTTACTCGTTTATTCTTTGGGAAGTCATATAAACTACAGGTTTTATTACTCCATCAGCTTTTGTTCTCATAAGTTCCAAGGCTTTTTCTACATTTTCAAAGCCTTCAAATCTGTGAGTAATTAAAAGGCTCGGATCTAATTTTCCAAATTCAATCAATCTTGCCAGTTTTTCAAGTCTTAATCTTCCACCTGGCATAAGCCCTCCAAAAATTTGCTTGTGTGCCATTCCAGTTCCCCATTCAACTCTAGGTATCTGTATAAATTCTCCGCTTCCCAGATAATTTACATTTCCAATCCGTCCGCCTGGTTTTAAAATCTTTATAGCAGTAGCAAATACTCTCTGATCTCCTCCTGCAATCAATACCCTGTCGACACCCTTTCCATCAGTAAGTGCCATAACCTGCTCATCCACAGGCGCTTCATTAAAGTCAACAATATCTGTC is a window encoding:
- a CDS encoding GTP-binding protein; its protein translation is MKILVISGFLGAGKTTFIKEMVKSTKREYVIFENEFGDVNIDGEILRNNSKEMNKNMENGIKREDVELNVWELTSGCACCSTKADFISSLLVIDNTLNPDFLIVEPSGIAILSNILNNVSNASYERIKIFPPITIVDARTYFKYKNKYAEIFIDQVKMAPHIQLSKAENMTDDEINLIYEDIKAVNQNAHIHTADYHNQSTDYWNSLFSGELLKTGNSDLINVKNKMQNVTYKNSYADNPAILVSFLDKLILGYYGDINRAKGVFKAFNCNMHFDVADTNYNIVILEDNAENNAVFIGNQIDKELLIKELDEMRNLK